GGTTTTCATCCCTTCAACGCAGGGAAACTCATGGCCGGTTTGAAGACTTTTGTCCCCTGTACCCCGCGCGGCATTATGCATCTGCTGGCGGTATACAATATTCCTTTGAAAGGGAAACAGGCGGTGGTAATAGGGCGGAGCAACATCGTGGGCAAGCCCATAGCCCATCTACTGTTGGCTCAGCATGCCACGGTAACGGTCTGCCATAGCAGAACGGTAGGGCTGAACGATATTACCCGCCGGGCGGATGTGTTAGTGGCCGCCGTAGGCCGGCCGCACATGGTCACTGCCGACATGATCAAGCCCGGGGCAACGGTGGTAGACGTGGGTATTAACCGCTTACCAGAAGGGTTAGTGGGCGATGTAGATTTTGAAGCGGCCAAAGAAGTAGCCGGCTATATCACCCCGGTACCCGGCGGCGTGGGACCGCTTACCATTGCCATGCTACTCCAAAACACATTAGAGGCGGCAGCCGTATAATGAAGGTATTAAAGAAGTGATCGAGCTACCAGGGCCGCAAGCATTCACGCTCGCGGCCTTT
The DNA window shown above is from Bacillota bacterium and carries:
- the folD gene encoding bifunctional methylenetetrahydrofolate dehydrogenase/methenyltetrahydrofolate cyclohydrolase FolD, whose amino-acid sequence is MTAQILDGKKVAADVRASIGAEIERLKGRGVTPGLAVVLVGEDPASQVYVRSKEKACQAVGMNSFLHRLPAATEQDRLLELIKQLNAAPAVHGILVQLPLPPQIDADVVLQAIDPAKDVDGFHPFNAGKLMAGLKTFVPCTPRGIMHLLAVYNIPLKGKQAVVIGRSNIVGKPIAHLLLAQHATVTVCHSRTVGLNDITRRADVLVAAVGRPHMVTADMIKPGATVVDVGINRLPEGLVGDVDFEAAKEVAGYITPVPGGVGPLTIAMLLQNTLEAAAV